Genomic window (Cellulosilyticum lentocellum DSM 5427):
ACTAAGCTCCTTTTTTTGAGTGATATAAGATAAACAAATATTAGGATTACTCCTTGACATATTAATAGACTTTGTGGGACATTCCTTTAAGCAAGCCTTGCACGCTCCACACTCTGCATATTTTATTAGTTCATCCTGGCTTCTCTGATCTTCACATTCAATCTTTAAATCTGTCATAAGCTCACCTAAAAAGACATAGGAACCATATTTTTTTGTAATCAGCATGTTATTTCTTCCAATAAATCCAAGTCCCGCTAAGTAAGCAATGTATCTTTCAGGCAAAGCATTACTATCTACAAACCCTAGTGCCTTACCACCTAAGGTCTCGATGTATTCACTTATTTCATTCAAATACTTTTTAACAACCCTATGATAATCTAGCCTTTTTGTATAAATGGAAAAACCATTAGCCACCTCATCCTTTATCTCCCTATGATAATAAGGAAATGCTATAGAAATAATCGTTTTTCCCTCTTTCATATAAAGATTGGGATTAAGACGTTTTTCAATATTTTGCTCTTCAAATTCATTTTGCAAACCAAGCTTTTGTCTTTCCCTATAAAACACCTCTAGTTCATCAAAGCGCCTACAAGGAATAAAACCTATTGTATCTAATCCTATAGACTTACAAAAGTCTTCTATTCTCTTTTTTAACATCATTGTTCACCGTAAGACTACTCACTTGTCTTATCCTTTAAAATAATTCTTGTACATAAATGTATTTTTAATATACGCGCTGACTCTACTAAAATCAAGTCCATATAACACTTTATAAACCAAATAAGCTTATTTCATAAGCTGTATATTCTTTATCAAAATGATAACCTAGCTTTTCCGCAAGAGCCACTGACCATTTATTTTGCGCATCCCAGCTTGGATATAGATTTCTATCGATACACTCTAAAATTAGTTTTGCCGCAGCGGCATAAGCTAAACCCTTTCTTCTAAACTCTGTTTTGGTATCAATCTCTATTTCTATCCCTTCATTATATCTTGTATAAGAAGAAGCACCTGATACTAACTCTCCTTTGTAAAGAACGGCTACCCCTAATCCCTTTTCTTTATACACCTTACCATTTTCAAACTGTGAGCACAAATCCCTTGACCATTCACTGGCCATTGCCTGCTGATAAATGGCTTCATCTATTAATTTAATTTCATAGTCTGAGCCTATACTTTCAATAGCCGTTTTAAGCCTTAATGGGTCAAATACATTTGGTTCTTTTTTAATAGCATATCTTGTGATTTTCTTGGCGTGACTCCCGTAGGATTCTTCAATAAGTTTGGCCCATGCTTCATTTTCTGGCACCATAATAATAAACTGCGATTTTGACTTGTTAGGATTATGAAGTACTAACTCTAATTGAGGCTGTCCGGCCAAAAAGCAAAAGTCTGCAATAACAACTTGCGCAGCTGTAGGATGTTCTATACTATCTGCAAAAACACTTCCCATGCATTCTTGAAGTGCTGACCAAATCAAAGTTTCCTCCCATCCATCAAAAAGATGTGCTACTTTTCTTAGTTGCTCTCCTTTTATTGAATATACAGCCATTTCTATTCCCCCTCATATGTCACTCAATACTGTGAGTCAATTATTATTATACCCTAACCTACTATGCCTTTCATTAAATTTAAACACTCAAATTTTTATTCACAATCAAAAATCCTTGTACACTAGAATTTATCTAATGGACAAGGATTTTTAGTTTTTCTATTAAGATAATACCTTAAGTATCTCTTCATAATGAGGTTCTTCTGTTACCTCTTCACAATACTCTACATAAATGACTTTGTTATTTTCATCAATTACAAATACCGCTCTTGTCAATAAACCAAGTTCTTTAATATAAGTACCAAAGTTTTGACCAAAACTTCTATCTTTATAATCAGATAAAGTGACTACATTCTCTATACCTGCTGCTCCACACCATCTTGCTTGTGCAAAAGGTAAATCCATAGAAATCGTATACACCTTTACATCATTTAATTTAGTTGCTTCCTCATTAAAGCGTCTTACTTCTCTATCACACACGCCTGTATCAAGAGAAGGCACGCTTACATAAACTCTTTTTCCTTTTAATTCACTTGAAGAAATGGTTTGTAACTGCCCATCAACTACATTAAACCCTGGTGCTGGTTCACCCACCTCTATATGGTGCCCTTCCAAAGTTATTGGTTTTCCTTGAAATTTAACATTCATTTTAGTTCCTCCTTTATTAATAATCTATAACACACATAGCTTAGTTTTTACTTAAGCTAGTGATATATACATCCATTATGCTACTTATATCATATGTTTTTGCCTAGCTACTTTTATCCACACAGGAAACTCATTAAGAAGTTTATTATAAAGAGCCTCATCTGATAATTGATTAATGTTGTCTAATAGAAAAAATAATTACCCTAACATAAGACTCTCCCTTCCTAAAAACAAAAAATCCTTGAGCTATTTATTAATCTGCCTCAAGGATTAGTCTTATATTAATCTTATTATATACTTCTAAAGTAGTCTTGTATACTACTAAATAGTAGGTGCTTGATTATTCATGGAATACCCATCACTTCTCACATCACTCATTTCTAGAGTCACATCTTTTACTTCTATCTTTTTTAGTTTTTTTACTATGCCATAAGGCTCTTTTAATGATAGTTCATCTCCTCTTCCTGAGATGACCCACAGTACTTTATACCCTCTAGGGAGAACCTTTAGTTTGTCTTCACCTTTGCCATCAGTAAAATAGATTAGTAAATTAATCTTTTTCTTATTGGCATATTCAAAAACAGGGGTGAATTGAGTTCCTCCACCTACAGCTATTCTATCTTGTATATCCTTAATGGATCTGACTTTATATGCACGTCTGACCTGATTATCACATTCAATGATCGTGATTTCGTGATTATAATTCTTAACGATATGAAGTACTTCCTTAATAGCCTGCTTGAATTCTTCATCACTTATACTACCACTAATATCAATCGCAACTGCTATTTCTGCTTTATGACTTCTGAGGTTTCCTCTTAAATCTAGTCTTTCGGGCTGTCTTCTACTTCGCCTTGTGATGACCTTCTTCTTGTTACTTTCAACAGTTCCCATTAGTCTACTTAAATATAAGTTCCAAGGTAATTCTCCCTTACTATTTTTAAGAGCGGCAATCATATCCTCTAAGTAAGCTGGTATTTTTCCTTTAAGAGCATTATTTATAAACTTCTCTGTAAATTCTTTAATGGTTTGCTCCTCTATCTCATCAGACTCTCCCCACATATCATGTGTTTTCTCAGGATTATATGCCGTTTTTAAATCCTCATTTTCATTAGCGTCGTTTTCTTCTCCCTCCTCATCTTCCTCTTGCAAATCAAATTCAGTTTGAAGTTTCTCTACATAATATTCAAAGGTTTCATAGGGTTTCAGTTTTAAATTGTAATGTAAATTCACCGACTCTAATGTTGTAGCATAAGGTGGCAGATACTCTAAAAATTGGTTAACAACTACATCCATAGCCATATTAATGGCAAGTGTACTATATCTGCCTTTTAATGCCTTTGCTCTCGTTAAATGCATGGAAATGATATGAAAAATTTCATGCTTAATGACGCTTTCCATTTGTTTAAGAGTGAGGGTTAAGAAAATAATGGGGTTAAAATAAATCACATACCTAGCCCCTTTAAAATTCACCCCAGTTGGGCTACTCATGTCTACTCTTATTTCTCTTGCCATTTGTATCAAGAAATAGCCATAAAAATCATCATTATCCTGCATTAAACTTAAGCTTACTTGATCTACTAGGTTAAAGAAGTCACGTTTAAAGTCCTGAGGCCAAACTGGTTCCCATTTCTCACCAGCGCGGTTTGACTTTAACATATCTGTTGTATTAACAATTTCCTTGGATTTTTCATAAAGCTGTTTTACCTGACTATCAAAATGACTTTCCATAAGCTATCCCCTTATTAAGCTATATGCTGAAAAATAGGCCTCTACAAAAGCCTCATTGTCTAAAGCATTTTTGTATACTTCAGCATAACTTTCCTTCATATCCTTCATAATGGCCACCATTAAGTCTACAGGATAAGCTTTTAAAAAATCCATTAATCTATTCATCTTATCCTTTGACTCATCTTCATGAGCTTTCATATATGACTCTAACTGCTTTAAAATGTTGATTGCTGATAAGTAAAGTCTTGTATGACTTTCATTCTTAACTCTCTCTATTAAAGCTGCACTAAGGGCTTCTCCTAAAAACACATCTTCATACCCTATGAGTGGGCTATAATCAGCTTCAACAAAACTAAGAAATTCTTCTGCTATTACCTTCCCAACGTTTCCTTTAATGACGTTTAAAAACACTGATCTAGGAATGATTTCTTTTTGCTCTTTATAAATCTGATAGCTTTTAGAGATTCTTTCATAGCTTCTAGGTGTTGCTCTAATATCATCCTCATTATTTTTATTCAAGTACTCTGGAAAGGTTGAGATAAACCCTATTACCTTTTGCTCAATGCCTGTATCTATTGCCCATTTTAACCACTGGATATAGTCACTTTCCATGTTTAACCATACAAATCTATTTTCTTGGGCTGGGTCCATATCAACCACTTGATAATCAAAATCCGATCCATATTTACTAGATGGATTCATGGCTGCTAAAATTTTAACCTCATCATGTAGCTGGTAGCCATTGATTTCTCTATTTAGTATTAAATTCATAAGTTCTTGCTGCACTGTATGCTCACAGCGATTAATTTCATCTATAAATAAAAGAACTGTCTTACCCTCAGCTATTTCTTTATCAATTTCTCTTAGCTTATTATGAACGGCATAGACAGTCATTTTCTTTTCTACCTGATTGCCATTAACATCCATACTGCTATAAGATTCTACCGTTGGAAGACCACCTATCTCACCTTCTTTAAGGAGGTTACCATCAATAACGATTAAACTCCACTCTTTTTCTTTAGCAAGCGCCTTGGCTAAAGCTGTTTTTCCTATACCACTTTCACCAACTACCAAAGGCACTTCCCTTGTAGCTAGTACTAATTCTACACTTTTTAGCGTTTCTACAAAATTCATTTTGTCCCTCCTCTATCGTCTCTTTAGCTTTTCATCTACTGCTATTTTTTTCGCTGTTTTGCTGCCATATTGGTAAATGAGTAGCATCTTATCCATATGTTGTCTACTGCAATATTTATCTATGGTACTACAATTTAAAAAGTCTCTTACATATTTTTCTTCAACTTCTTCATTTGATAATACTTCTTTTAATACGCCCTCTAGTTCTTCTTTAGTTATTTGGTTGATAATGTACTTAACCACCAAAATATTAACTTTTAAAAACGCTAGCATTTTCTGTTTATCTAATGAAGTGATAAAGCTAATAGCTGCTTCATTTTCCTTAATAGCCATCATCTCTATCTGCAGACTAGGTGAATGGATATACCTAAGTGCATCATAACTTATTTTGACTGCTGCTTCCTGTACCCTTTCATCTGGTTCTTTGATATATTTGATGGCATCGTAATTTTTCCTAACTGCCAACAATTGCATTTCTATACTTGGATTTTTAGCATATTGAATTGCCCATCCAGCTTGATTAACGGCCAATTCTAAGACCTTTTCTGTTGGATTTTTAATATATTCTAAGGTATTCCAGCCTTTGTTAACGGCCTTTATCATCATCTCTTCTGTTGGGTCACTTACAAATTTAATAGCTCTTGGATTGCTATCTATAGCTAACTCTTCCATTTCTTTTGTTGGACTGTCTATATATTCTAGTACTAACCCCTCTTTTTTAAGTGCAAATAACTTCATCTCTTCTGTAGGATGAGGAATCATTTTAATAATAGAAGGATTAGCTTCTATTGCCTGCATATATTTTGCTTCTTCCATAACATTCCCTTCTTTCTATTCCTTACCGCAAATAAGAAAATGAATGTTTTCTGTCTCATGAAAATAACCTACGAATTCTATCTAGCTTACCAGAAATTCGTAGGTTTATCTATGACATTGGTTCTACTTTTATTAGGAACCATTTACATTTTTACTCAAATTACTTTTATTGCTAGCATACTGTACTTCTATACAGTGTTCTAGATTGTCTTATTCAATCTCGCTGTTTTTATGATTCATTATATGATACTCTCGCTCTTAATGAACGAAACCTTTATAGCCATTATCAAAAGCTTTACTTCAATTTAAGATTCATCCTCTTAAATCTCTAGACCATATGCCAAATAACGTGCTAACCTTTTTTCAATCACTGCCGTGCTTAATTGACACCTAGTAGCGTAGTTTTGTACTTGGTCTCTATCTAATAACATAGCATCAAAGTATTTGGCGTCTTCTGATGCAAAATATAAGCCACATACAGAAGCGACTGGATTCATCATAAAGCTTTCTGTTAGGCTTACTCCCGTTATCTTCTCTCCCTCTAATAAATCAAAGAGTTTTTGCATCTGACTTTGATCTATCAATGAAGGATATCCAAAGGCCGGTCTAATGCCTCTATATTTTCCCTTTAATAAATCGTTTATCCCTAGCTGTTCATCTTTTGCATAGCCCCAATCATTTTGACGTACATCTTGATGAAGTTTTTCAGCAAAGGCTTCTGCTAAACGGTCGCAAAGTAGTTTAACCATGATTGCGCCATACTCATCTCCCTTTGCTTTAAGTTCATTTGCATAAGCTTCTGCACCTAATCCAGCTGTTACAATAAAACCGCCTATATAATCTTCTTTGCCTAGTGCTTTAGGGCTGATAAAATCTGATAAACAAAGATATTGATCTTGATTTTGTAGCTTTTGCTGTCTGATGCAATTAAAGGTAGCCGCTAGAGTGCCATCTTGATGATAAAGTTCGATATCATCTTCAACTGAGTTAGCTTTAAATAGGCCTAATACGCCTCTAAGGTCAATTATTTTCTCAGACGCTAATACATCTAACATTTTATTGGCATCTTCAAAAAGCTGACGTGCTGCTTCGCCATATACCTCATCTTCTAAAATAGCCGGATACAATTTTTTCATTTCCCATCCAATAAAGAAGAAGGTCCAGTCAATATAAGGCCTTAGATCTCTAATTGTATAATGATCTATGGTCTTGATTCCTTTAAAGGTCGGCTCAGAAATAGCTCTATGTTCCCAATCTATTTTCAGTTTTTTACTTCTAGCTTCCTCTAAACTTACTAATTTCTTAGGCACACTTCCATAGCTTTGTCTCTTTTCTTCATATTCCTTCTTAACTTCAGCAACAAATACTTCCTTTTCTTTTCCTAAAAGTTTTTTGCAGATTTCTACGGTTTTAGAAGCATCATATCCATAAACAGTAGGGCCGCTATAGTGTGGAGCGATTTTTAAAGCTGTATGGAGCTTAGAAGTCGTTGCTCCTCCTATAATCAGTGGTATAGTCATTCCTCTTCTTTCCATCTCTTCTGCTACATGGGCCATTTCATCTAAAGAAGGCGTAATTAGACCACTTAAGCCAATGATATCTACCTTTTCTTTAATAGCTGTATCTAAAATGGTTTCACAAGGTGTCATAACACCTAAGTCTATAATCTCAAAGTTGTTACATGCTAAGACAACACCTACAATATTTTTACCAATATCGTGAACATCTCCCTTAACTGTTGCTATTAAGATTTTTCCTGCTTTATGAGATGCCCCTTCTTCTTTATCCTTTTCCATATAGGGTAGTAAAAAACCTACTGCTTTTTTCATCACCCTTGCTGATTTAACCACTTGAGGAAGAAACATTTTACCTTCTCCAAATAAATCCCCAACCTTGGTCATCCCAGCCATCAAAGGTCCTTCTATAATGTGTAATGCTTTAGGATAAACTGTAACGGCCTCTGCCAAATCGTCTTCTATAAACTCCGTCGTTCCTTTAACCAAAGCATAGCTTAATCTATCATCTAATTGCCACTGTCTCCACTCATTTTGTTGGATAGTTACCTTATCCTGGTCTTGTTTATAGTTTTCTGCTTGTTCTAATAATCTTTCTGCTGCATCTTCTCGTTTATTAAAAATCACATCTTCTACAAGTTCTAGCAGCGCCTTCTGAATATCATCATAAATCTGAATCATGCCAGGATTAACAATTCCCATATCCATACCCGCTTCAATAGCATGATATAAAAAGACAGAATGCATGGCTTCTCTGATGACATTATTTCCTCTAAAAGAAAAAGACAAATTAGAAACTCCACCTGAAACCTTAGCATAAGGTAAGTGCTCTTTAATCCACCTCGTTGCTTCAATATAGTAAGCAGCATAATGATTATGTTCTTCCATTCCTGTAGCAATGGCTAAGATATTAGGATCAAAAATAATATCTTCAGGTGGAAAATGAAGCGTGTCTACTAGCAAGCGATAGGCTCTTTCACAAATTTCTATTTTTCTTTCAAAAGTATCCGCCTGCCCTCTTTCATCAAAGGCCATCACCACCACAGCTGCGCCAAAAGCTTTCACTACCTTAGCATGCTCTAAGAATTCCTCTTCTCCGTTTTTTAAGGAAATGGAATTGACAATGGGCTTACCCTGAATACTTTTAAGTCCTGCTTCAATGACCGACCATTTTGAAGAATCTATCATGATAGGTTTTGATGCAATATCTGGTTCTGATGCAATCAGCTTTAAAAAATAAGCCATTTCTTCTTCACTATTTAAAAGACCATCATCAAAATTAACATCTATAATTTGAGCTCCATTTTCCACTTGCTCTTTGGCAATTAATAAAGCTTCCTCATAGTTCCTTTCGCGAATCAACCTTGCAAACTTGGCTGAACCTGCTACATTTGTTCTTTCACCAATGTTAATAAAGTTATTAGCTTTATGACTTTTTACTGTCTCTAATCCACAGTAGATACTTTCTTTAGGTAAAGTAGGTATGGTTCTTGGTTTTACACCTTCCACACATTTTGCAATGGCTGCAATATGCTCTGGTGTGGTACCACAGCAGCCCCCTACTATGTTGACATATTGTCCCTTGGCTAATGCTTCAATATACTGAGCTGTCATATAGGGTGCTTCATCATATGCCCCTAGAACATTAGGTAACCCTGCATTAGGATAAACTGATACATATAAATTTTGAGTTTTTGACAGTTCTTTAATAAATGGCATTAAATCAGCACCACCAAAGGAGCAATTTAACCCGATAGAAATAACATGCTCATTTCTAACTGACTGAGCGAAGGCCTCTAGTTTTTGTCCGGAAAGTGTCCTTCCTGACTTGTCCGTTAAAGTTCCTGAAATCATAATGGGTAAAGTCATATTTTGAGCTTCATAAACCTCTTGTGCTGCAACAATTGCAGCTCTAGCATTCAACGTGTCAAATATGGTTTCAATTAAAAGACAATCTACACCTCCTGCTATTAAACCAGCGATTTGCTCACTGTAAGCTGATACCAATTCATCAAAGCTAATATTTCTAAAACCTGGATTTTCTACATCTGGTGATAATGAAGCTGTTTTATTAGTAGGCCCAATAGCACCTGCTACAAACCTAGGCTTATGAGGCTCTTTTTTAGTCATCTCATCCGCAACCTCTCTGGCTATGCGAGCTGACTCATAGTTTAATTCATATATTAGCTCTCCTAAGTCATAATCCGCCTGAGAAATAACCGTCGCATTAAACGTATTGGTTTCAATCATATCGGCTCCTGCTTTTAAGAAGCTCCTGTGAATCTTTTTAATTACTTCCGGCTTTGTTAATGATAATAAATCATTATTTCCCTTTTGATCACGATGAAACGTTTTAAAGCGTTCGCTGCGATAATCTTCTTCTGTTAATTGATAGCCTTGAATGCTTGTCCCCATAGCACCATCAAGGACTAAAATACGTTGTTTTAATATAGAAATGAGTTCATTTTTATCCATCTTATATCTCCCATACAATCAATATCCTCTATTCCGATAACACTTTGTTTGTTAAATCTTATTATAGCTCTTTAAGACACATTTAACAATTATTATTATTAAATAATTATATTATCCAATAAGACTTTTTTATCCTCACTAACTACCAAAAAGAACCCAGAGTTACTTCATTTGATAACTCAAGGGTTCTCTTCATAAAATTAGCTCTTTTCCTTATTAACAATATAAATACCTAAGCAAACTAAAATTAATGAAATGATACTCATTAATCCTATCATTTGGTATTCCTTTAAAAGCATAGCCGATAATAATACGCCAAATACCGGATTCATAAAGCCAAATACAGCTACTTTAGAAATAGGATTATACTTGAGAAGGATACCCCATACAGAATAAGCGATGGCTGAAACTAATGCTAAATAGATAAGCATTGCTGCTCCTCCTGCTGTCATAACTGTCATACGTCCTCCCATAGCTACTCCAAATAAAATCATTAATACGCCACCTATTAAAAACTGATAACCGCTTAAACAAACAGGATCTTCTTCTGTAGAATAGCTTTTCATAAGAACTGAAGAAAAAGCATAAGCTACTGTTGATAAAAAGATAAACCCTTCACCAACAAATGAAAAATGGGTATTTATTTCACTTCCTGTTAGGTTAACCAATATAACCCCTAAAAAGCCAATAATACTTCCCATTACTTTTCTAGTAGTAAGCTTCTCTTGATGAAAGCAAAGGCTTGCTATAAAAATAGCTACAAATACATTAACTGCTTCAATTATAGAAGCCTTCACACCGCTTGTATTCGCAAGTCCAATATAGAAAAAAACATACTGTGCCACAGTTTGAAACATACAAAGCGTCACTATTTTTCCATAAGACTGCTTCTTAGGCACTAGGATTTTACCTTTTACTAAACTTCCAATAACAAGTGCTAAAATGCCTGCTAGTGCAAAACGGCAGCCTGCAAAAAGAATTTGGGTGGCTGTTTGCTCTGATTCAATTTGAAATAATTGATACCCTATTTTAATGCATGGAAAAGCACTTCCCCATAAGGCGCAGCATAAAAGTGCTCCTAGCCAAACGACTATCGTCTTTTGCATCAACTGTTCTTTATTTTTCTTCATCTTCCCCACTCTTTCTAGTTATCCTTTATGTACTTATAAACGACCCACTTCCTATATGTTTTAAGCTACTTCAAATGATACTTATCAAAATAACCCCTTAAATTCTAATAAAACTATCAGAAATTGAAGGGGTCATTTATTAAGCTTGTTCTTCTTCTAAAATAGATGTACAGTGTGAACAGCGTGTTGCTTTAATAGATATTTGGCTATAGCAAAATGGGCATTCTTTTGTCGTTACTTCTTTTGCTGGCTCCTCTGCTTTTCTAGTCCCAATAGTACTTAATCTGTTCATTCCTTTTACTAATAGGAAAATTAAAAATGCCATAATAATAAAATTAATGATGGCTGTTATAAAAGCCCCATAGCGGATGTTTACATCTGCAATTGTTATGACTAAAGCACTAAAATCTTTTTTGGCAAATAATCCTATGATAGGTGAAATCACATCATCAACTAAAGATTTAACGATCCCTTGAAAAGCACCTCCAATAATAACACCTACTGCTAAATCTAATACATTCCCTCTAAGAGCAAATGTTCTAAACTCATTAAGAAATTTTTTCATCTTTGAACTTCTCCTTTATCTCTTGAAAAATGTTCTTCATCTATTATATAGCCACATTTGGTTTTTTTACAAGTAACAATTCACGAAATAAAAAATATATGCGTGGCTGCTTTAATCTTACTTCATTAAGTTCCTTTCATGATATAATAGTTAAATCATAAGCTAACACTAAATCTTTATTCTTTTGTGCATTTTACCCAGGTATAAAACCAGATATTTATATGAAAAATGACTCTATATACTTCATT
Coding sequences:
- the mscL gene encoding large conductance mechanosensitive channel protein MscL, with the translated sequence MKKFLNEFRTFALRGNVLDLAVGVIIGGAFQGIVKSLVDDVISPIIGLFAKKDFSALVITIADVNIRYGAFITAIINFIIMAFLIFLLVKGMNRLSTIGTRKAEEPAKEVTTKECPFCYSQISIKATRCSHCTSILEEEQA
- a CDS encoding vWA domain-containing protein; the protein is MESHFDSQVKQLYEKSKEIVNTTDMLKSNRAGEKWEPVWPQDFKRDFFNLVDQVSLSLMQDNDDFYGYFLIQMAREIRVDMSSPTGVNFKGARYVIYFNPIIFLTLTLKQMESVIKHEIFHIISMHLTRAKALKGRYSTLAINMAMDVVVNQFLEYLPPYATTLESVNLHYNLKLKPYETFEYYVEKLQTEFDLQEEDEEGEENDANENEDLKTAYNPEKTHDMWGESDEIEEQTIKEFTEKFINNALKGKIPAYLEDMIAALKNSKGELPWNLYLSRLMGTVESNKKKVITRRSRRQPERLDLRGNLRSHKAEIAVAIDISGSISDEEFKQAIKEVLHIVKNYNHEITIIECDNQVRRAYKVRSIKDIQDRIAVGGGTQFTPVFEYANKKKINLLIYFTDGKGEDKLKVLPRGYKVLWVISGRGDELSLKEPYGIVKKLKKIEVKDVTLEMSDVRSDGYSMNNQAPTI
- a CDS encoding GNAT family N-acetyltransferase; the encoded protein is MAVYSIKGEQLRKVAHLFDGWEETLIWSALQECMGSVFADSIEHPTAAQVVIADFCFLAGQPQLELVLHNPNKSKSQFIIMVPENEAWAKLIEESYGSHAKKITRYAIKKEPNVFDPLRLKTAIESIGSDYEIKLIDEAIYQQAMASEWSRDLCSQFENGKVYKEKGLGVAVLYKGELVSGASSYTRYNEGIEIEIDTKTEFRRKGLAYAAAAKLILECIDRNLYPSWDAQNKWSVALAEKLGYHFDKEYTAYEISLFGL
- the tpx gene encoding thiol peroxidase; its protein translation is MNVKFQGKPITLEGHHIEVGEPAPGFNVVDGQLQTISSSELKGKRVYVSVPSLDTGVCDREVRRFNEEATKLNDVKVYTISMDLPFAQARWCGAAGIENVVTLSDYKDRSFGQNFGTYIKELGLLTRAVFVIDENNKVIYVEYCEEVTEEPHYEEILKVLS
- a CDS encoding ATP-binding protein yields the protein MNFVETLKSVELVLATREVPLVVGESGIGKTALAKALAKEKEWSLIVIDGNLLKEGEIGGLPTVESYSSMDVNGNQVEKKMTVYAVHNKLREIDKEIAEGKTVLLFIDEINRCEHTVQQELMNLILNREINGYQLHDEVKILAAMNPSSKYGSDFDYQVVDMDPAQENRFVWLNMESDYIQWLKWAIDTGIEQKVIGFISTFPEYLNKNNEDDIRATPRSYERISKSYQIYKEQKEIIPRSVFLNVIKGNVGKVIAEEFLSFVEADYSPLIGYEDVFLGEALSAALIERVKNESHTRLYLSAINILKQLESYMKAHEDESKDKMNRLMDFLKAYPVDLMVAIMKDMKESYAEVYKNALDNEAFVEAYFSAYSLIRG
- the metH gene encoding methionine synthase: MDKNELISILKQRILVLDGAMGTSIQGYQLTEEDYRSERFKTFHRDQKGNNDLLSLTKPEVIKKIHRSFLKAGADMIETNTFNATVISQADYDLGELIYELNYESARIAREVADEMTKKEPHKPRFVAGAIGPTNKTASLSPDVENPGFRNISFDELVSAYSEQIAGLIAGGVDCLLIETIFDTLNARAAIVAAQEVYEAQNMTLPIMISGTLTDKSGRTLSGQKLEAFAQSVRNEHVISIGLNCSFGGADLMPFIKELSKTQNLYVSVYPNAGLPNVLGAYDEAPYMTAQYIEALAKGQYVNIVGGCCGTTPEHIAAIAKCVEGVKPRTIPTLPKESIYCGLETVKSHKANNFINIGERTNVAGSAKFARLIRERNYEEALLIAKEQVENGAQIIDVNFDDGLLNSEEEMAYFLKLIASEPDIASKPIMIDSSKWSVIEAGLKSIQGKPIVNSISLKNGEEEFLEHAKVVKAFGAAVVVMAFDERGQADTFERKIEICERAYRLLVDTLHFPPEDIIFDPNILAIATGMEEHNHYAAYYIEATRWIKEHLPYAKVSGGVSNLSFSFRGNNVIREAMHSVFLYHAIEAGMDMGIVNPGMIQIYDDIQKALLELVEDVIFNKREDAAERLLEQAENYKQDQDKVTIQQNEWRQWQLDDRLSYALVKGTTEFIEDDLAEAVTVYPKALHIIEGPLMAGMTKVGDLFGEGKMFLPQVVKSARVMKKAVGFLLPYMEKDKEEGASHKAGKILIATVKGDVHDIGKNIVGVVLACNNFEIIDLGVMTPCETILDTAIKEKVDIIGLSGLITPSLDEMAHVAEEMERRGMTIPLIIGGATTSKLHTALKIAPHYSGPTVYGYDASKTVEICKKLLGKEKEVFVAEVKKEYEEKRQSYGSVPKKLVSLEEARSKKLKIDWEHRAISEPTFKGIKTIDHYTIRDLRPYIDWTFFFIGWEMKKLYPAILEDEVYGEAARQLFEDANKMLDVLASEKIIDLRGVLGLFKANSVEDDIELYHQDGTLAATFNCIRQQKLQNQDQYLCLSDFISPKALGKEDYIGGFIVTAGLGAEAYANELKAKGDEYGAIMVKLLCDRLAEAFAEKLHQDVRQNDWGYAKDEQLGINDLLKGKYRGIRPAFGYPSLIDQSQMQKLFDLLEGEKITGVSLTESFMMNPVASVCGLYFASEDAKYFDAMLLDRDQVQNYATRCQLSTAVIEKRLARYLAYGLEI
- the queG gene encoding tRNA epoxyqueuosine(34) reductase QueG, which produces MLKKRIEDFCKSIGLDTIGFIPCRRFDELEVFYRERQKLGLQNEFEEQNIEKRLNPNLYMKEGKTIISIAFPYYHREIKDEVANGFSIYTKRLDYHRVVKKYLNEISEYIETLGGKALGFVDSNALPERYIAYLAGLGFIGRNNMLITKKYGSYVFLGELMTDLKIECEDQRSQDELIKYAECGACKACLKECPTKSINMSRSNPNICLSYITQKKELSDQEIKLLKGNIFGCDFCQLKCPYNEEVATNVLEEFQTLVHMNEPANVYAGMDNSYFKEKMSPTSCGWRGKNVIRRNAIIHMDHAGLPIEQYKGDSPYINNYIERLTQNK
- a CDS encoding DMT family transporter — protein: MKKNKEQLMQKTIVVWLGALLCCALWGSAFPCIKIGYQLFQIESEQTATQILFAGCRFALAGILALVIGSLVKGKILVPKKQSYGKIVTLCMFQTVAQYVFFYIGLANTSGVKASIIEAVNVFVAIFIASLCFHQEKLTTRKVMGSIIGFLGVILVNLTGSEINTHFSFVGEGFIFLSTVAYAFSSVLMKSYSTEEDPVCLSGYQFLIGGVLMILFGVAMGGRMTVMTAGGAAMLIYLALVSAIAYSVWGILLKYNPISKVAVFGFMNPVFGVLLSAMLLKEYQMIGLMSIISLILVCLGIYIVNKEKS